The genomic region CGGCACGCACCGCCGGGCCGTCCAGCCCCCTGCGGTGCTGCTCCCGGGCAAAGCTGACCAGGCGCAGGATCTCGGGCCGACGCAGATGGCGGTCGAGGCAGTCCACCATGAGCTCCTGTACCGTCTGGGTGTCGAGGCCCTCCAGGTGCAGCGCCTCTCCGGCCTCCACCACGGCCATGACCTGTCCCGGGGGCAGGCCAGCCCCCCGGGCGAGGACCGCCCCCAGGGGCTCGGGCGGCATCCCGCTCTCGAGGGCCAGCGCCGTGGCGACCAGGAGCCCCCTTCCCCGATCCGCGCCGTCCGCGTGGCCGGCTTCCACGAGCAGGTCGCGGGCCCGCACCAGGGCTTCCAGGCGCGCGCGGCCCGCCTGGGCCAGGTCGCCGGCGGAGGCGCCCTTCAGGGCGCCTTCGGCGATCTTCGCCAGCACGGGTTCGGCGGGCAGACCACGCCGGGCGGCCTCCAGGGCAGTTTCGAGCGACGTGCGCGCGGTCTCGGGCGTGAATCCCGCCTGCGCCAGGTGCGCCACGGCGTGCTCCAGGGGGCCGGAGGGAAGCCCTCCTTCCCGCGCACCCTCCTCCAGCACGGGCCCCCACGTCTTGCGGGCTGCCTCCCCCAGGGGCGCCGGCTCGGGTGCGCCCCGCCCCCCGAGGGCCCAGGCGGGGGCGCTGAGGAGAATGCCTGCGGCTACCGCACCGGCTCGAAACCACGGGCTGTTCATGGCGAATCCTTCCGAGATCAGAGATCGATGACTGCGTTTTCCCGGCCGAAGCCGTCGGGGCGCCGGGCGACGGCCCGGGGGTCGGTGACCCACTGGTCGCCGTCCACGAGGTAGAGGTACTCGTGGCGTCCTTCGGGGAGCCGGACGGTGGCCGTCCAGTGCCCCGTGGCGTCGGGCCCCCGGAGCACGATCTCCCCGGGGCGCCACCCGTTGAAGCTGCCCACGAGCTCCACTTCCCGGGCGCCGGGGGCGTGGAGCTCGAAGGTGACGCTGGCGGCGCTCGGGTCGTCCGGAGCGGGCGGAGCGGACGGAGCGGGCGCCCGGCCGAGCCCCACGGTCAGCAGCAGGGCTGCCAGGGCGCCGGACAGGGCCGGGACCACCCACCGGGCGCCGCCGGGCCAAAGCGCCCGGACCCAGGACGTCCAGGACGCCTGCGCGGGCCCGGGCCCTTGGGGCAGCCGCGACATCACCTCGTCCACGAAGGTCTCCGGGGGGGATTCGCGGCTCTCGGCCAGGAGCGCCAGGGCGGCTTCGTAGGCCGCGAGCTGCCGGCCGGCCTCGCTCCCGGGGCCGGGCCGCGCCGAGGCGCCGTCCTGGCCGTCCAGGATCCGGTGGATCCACGCGGTATCGCTCACTGTTCTCCTCCCGTGCGCCCATCCAGGAGCCGCACCAGTTCGTCGCGGCCCCGCTTGACCCGCATCTTGGCAGCGCTCACGCCGATCCCCAGCACCGCCGAGATCTCCTCGTAGGAGAGGCCTTCCACGTGCTTCAGGGCCAGGGGAACCCGCACGGACTCCGGCAACCCCCGCAGGGCGGCTTCGAGCGCCGCCCGGCGGGGGTCGGGCGCAGCCGCCCCCGGCGGGTAGATCTCCAGATGGGCCTGCTGGGCCCGCTGCCGCCGGTCTTCGCTGCGGAACCGGTTCTTGGCCACGTTGGCGCACACGCTCAGGATCCAGTTCCGGAAAGAGAGCTCCGGCTTGTACGTCGCGAGCTTGCGGTAGGCCCGCACGAAGGCCTCCTGGGCCAGGTCCTGGGCGTCGTCCCGGTCGCGGCTCCACCGCAGGGCGAGCTGGTACACCGCCCCCTGGTGGCGTCGCACCAGGTCGGCAAAGGCTTCCTTGCGTCCGTCGAGGCAGGCCCGGGCCAGGGCAGCGTCCGTCGGCTCCATCGTCCCTCCGCAGCCCCTATACACCGGCCGCCGCACTCGCGTCACGGGGCTCCACTCCAGGGCTCCCGGACCCCGCCTCAGAACTTGGTGGTGGAATCTGGCCGTCGCGGGTCCGGGGCGGCCCATGTGACGCTCGTCGAAACCCCGGTGTATAGGAGGCAAAGGTCCGGCCGGACCCGCTCCGCCAACCCGCCTGTGCCCAGGCGCCCTCACCGAGAAGGAACAACCCATGAAGCTCCGCCTCGTCCTGCTCCTCTCCTCTGCTGCCCTGTTTGCCGCCGTGGCCGCGATTCCGGCCTCGGCTGCCGGCCAGAACCGGCAGGGCGCCGGCCCCGCCATGACCCGGGCGGGCGCCCAGAACCAGGTGCGCACCCAGACCCAGCAGCGGCTGCGCGATGGATCCGGCTCCCAGGTTCGCGGGGCCGCCCAGGGCGGCACCTCCGCAGGAGACCGCCTGCGCCAGCGGCTCCAGGACGGCTCCTGCCTCACGGCTCCCACCGAATAGCCCTCCGACCCCAGGAGACGCCACCCCCGGGAGGGGCTTGCCCTTCCCCGGGGGTGGCGCTTTGCGGCTCCCCCGCCTACCTCCTATACTCTGTGCGTTCTTCTGCCTCGGCATCTGCGGGACGCCACCATGGCCCACGCGCTCTACCTCATTGTCGGAGCGGCACTCGGCGCGTCCGGGCGGTACGCCCTGGCGGGGTGGGTTTCGCGCGCCGCGGGGACGCCGTTCCCCTGGGGCACCCTGGCGGTGAACCTGGCGGGCTGCCTCGCGGTGGGGGTCGCCTGGGGCCTCTCGGAGCGCCTGTTGTGGGCGCCCGGTTTTCGGGTGTTCCTGTTCGTGGGGGTGCTGGGGTCGTTCACCACGTTCAGCACCTTCGGCCTGGAGACCCTGCACCTGCTCCGGGCGGCCGACTATGGCCGGGCCCTGGGATACGTGCTGGCCTCGAACCTCGGCGGCCTCGCCCTGGTGTGGCTGGGGATGGCCGTGACCCGCGGCTAGGAGGTTCCCATGACCTTGCCCGAAGAGGGAATGCTGCTTCGGATCTTCTGCGGGGAAGCCGACCGCTGGGAAGGGCGGCCCCTTTACGAGGCCGTGGTCCTAAAGGC from Thermodesulfobacteriota bacterium harbors:
- a CDS encoding isoamylase early set domain-containing protein, which encodes MSDTAWIHRILDGQDGASARPGPGSEAGRQLAAYEAALALLAESRESPPETFVDEVMSRLPQGPGPAQASWTSWVRALWPGGARWVVPALSGALAALLLTVGLGRAPAPSAPPAPDDPSAASVTFELHAPGAREVELVGSFNGWRPGEIVLRGPDATGHWTATVRLPEGRHEYLYLVDGDQWVTDPRAVARRPDGFGRENAVIDL
- a CDS encoding RNA polymerase sigma factor — translated: MEPTDAALARACLDGRKEAFADLVRRHQGAVYQLALRWSRDRDDAQDLAQEAFVRAYRKLATYKPELSFRNWILSVCANVAKNRFRSEDRRQRAQQAHLEIYPPGAAAPDPRRAALEAALRGLPESVRVPLALKHVEGLSYEEISAVLGIGVSAAKMRVKRGRDELVRLLDGRTGGEQ
- the crcB gene encoding fluoride efflux transporter CrcB; protein product: MAHALYLIVGAALGASGRYALAGWVSRAAGTPFPWGTLAVNLAGCLAVGVAWGLSERLLWAPGFRVFLFVGVLGSFTTFSTFGLETLHLLRAADYGRALGYVLASNLGGLALVWLGMAVTRG